A part of Arachis hypogaea cultivar Tifrunner chromosome 12, arahy.Tifrunner.gnm2.J5K5, whole genome shotgun sequence genomic DNA contains:
- the LOC112729874 gene encoding uncharacterized protein yields MNNYYKGERCLCVEGVLLKNNFNCAFFLFYGAHDRGEKLVVWEELSYVAGLCQSPCCFMGDFNEIVYIEERKGADSLTVAAEEFKNWIQDMQLVDLPLNDRKYTWFRGCSCSWIDRVMVSLEWVEEFPETRLRGGRRGLSDHYPLIIEDTKIRDGPRPFRSLDSWFTHEGFLRMVKEEWKGLGEINFTEKLKALTAPLGRWHKDNFGGMDRKILQLEEDIKKLDDKVSSGVHDGTVEARRKALVTCCERWYVKKEFQWKQMSQSRHAKDIDKNTKYFHQIASARRRNNRIDALMINGRLVRNSARIKIAIKEFYKQLYYQEESPKVGFSDGLVTRISEEESVELEV; encoded by the coding sequence ATGAATAATTATTATAAAGGGGAGAGATGCTTGTGTGTCGAAGGGGTCTTATTAAAGAATAATTTCAATTgtgctttctttttgttttatggtGCTCATGATAGAGGGGAAAAACTTGTTGTGTGGGAGGAGTTGAGCTATGTTGCTGGCTTATGTCAGTCCCCTTGTTGCTTCATGGGAGATTTTAATGAGATCGTCTATATAGAGGAAAGAAAAGGTGCAGATAGTTTAACAGTAGCTGCTGAAGAGTTTAAAAATTGGATACAAGATATGCAATTAGTGGACCTGCCGCTTAATGACCGTAAGTATACGTGGTTTAGAGGCTGTTCATGTAGTTGGATTGACAGAGTAATGGTCAGCCTGGAATGGGTTGAGGAGTTCCCAGAGACTCGATTAAGAGGAGGACGAAGGGGTTTGTCAGATCACTATCCTTTGATAATAGAAGATACCAAGATAAGAGACGGCCCAAGACCTTTTAGAAGTCTTGACTCATGGTTTACTCATGAAGGTTTCCTAAGAATGGTTAAAGAGGAATGGAAGGGTTTAGGGGAGATAAATTTCACAGAGAAATTAAAGGCGTTGACAGCTCCTCTGGGGAGATGGCACAAGGACAACTTTGGGGGCATGGATAGGAAAATTCTGCAGCTCGAGGAAGATATAAAGAAGCTGGATGATAAAGTAAGTAGCGGAGTGCATGATGGAACAGTGGAGGCAAGAAGGAAAGCGTTGGTGACCTGCTGTGAGAGATGGTATGTCAAAAAAGAGTTCCAGTGGAAACAAATGTCACAATCTCGGCATGCGAAGGATATAGACAAAAACACCAAGTACTTCCACCAAATAGCTTCCGCTAGAAGGCGGAATAATAGGATTGATGCTTTGATGATCAATGGGAGGTTGGTTAGGAACTCAGCTAGAATAAAGATTGCTATCAAAGAGTTTTATAAACAGTTGTATTATCAAGAGGAGTCTCCTAAGGTGGGCTTCAGTGATGGATTGGTGACAAGGATATCTGAAGAGGAGTCTGTGGAGCTAGAGGTTTAA